Below is a genomic region from Nilaparvata lugens isolate BPH chromosome 8, ASM1435652v1, whole genome shotgun sequence.
TGTCTACAAGTCTCCCTCAGAAAGGTGGAGCACTTCTCCATTACCGGCTGCAGAACACCCATGTATATATGCAGGAGATTTCAATTCACACAGTCCACTATGGGGGTACAGTCATGTCAATGCTGATGGAGCAGAGTTAGAGCAGTGGATGGAGGGAGCTGGCTGCTTCCTGGTCTTTGATGCAAAACAGAGCCCTACTTTCCATTCTGCACGCTGGAGAACAACATCATCACCAGATCTCTGTTTTGTGACATGCTCTGAGAATGGTAGGCCACTGATGACTGAGAGAACAATAGAATCCCGCTTTCCAAGAACCCAGCATAGTGTCGCAGTCATTGAAGTTGGATTGGTGCTGCCATCTATCCAAAACCGAGAAATGCCAAGATGGAATCTACGTAGAGCGGACTGGGCCCATTTCACAGAAGTGATAGAGAAGACTGTTAGCAGAATCTCAGTGTCTATTGAGAATTATGATAGATTCACCAAACTGATTTATGTGGCGGCTGAAAGATCAATGCCAAGAGGTCATAAGAAGAGTTACATTCCCTGCTGGAGTAAGGAGTGTAGTGACCTCCTCAAAGAATACAGGAATTCACACAGTGATGAGACTGCCAACCAGCTGATGCAAAAACTGGATGAGGAGAGACGCAGCAGATGGGTGGCTGCAATGGAGAGCATGGATTTTACTCATTCCAGTAGAAAATCATGGAATCTTCTTAGAAGACTGGGAGCAGCGAAAGTGAGCACAACCCATGCAGCGGTCTCACCTGATGTAATAGCTGACACCATATGTGAGGTTAGCGATATCAATGTACCACACAGAGACTTACTGCATATGAAGCGACATCTGAGAAGAGAATTGCGTAGATGTACCGAAAGATCTGGCTTTGTGAGTACAGTGAACCATAGTGAGGTGTTAGTTGCAATCAAAAACATCAAGCTGGGTAGAGCTGCTGGAGTTGATGGCATCCTTCCTGAATTCATAAGGAACCTGGGACCCAAGGCCATACACTGGCTAACTAACCTCTTCACAATTGTTATGGAGAAATCCAAAACACAAGTGGTATGGAAGAGAGCAAAAGTTGTTGCCATTATGAAGCCAGGAAAGGAGCCTAGTGACCCAAAGAGCTACAGACCAATATCACTCCTATCTGTCATCTATAAGCTTTTTGAGTGTGTCCTGCTGTCCAGGATTATTGGAAGAGTAGAAGAGTGTCTTCCACAGGAACAGGCAGGATTAAGGGAAGGCCGTAGCTGTGAAGAACAAGTGCTGTCCATCACAACCCACATAGAGCATGGTtttaagaggaagctgaagtcAGGGGCAGTATTTCTTGACCTCAGCTCGGCCTATGACACAGTCTGGCACAGTGCACTGCTGCTAAAACTTACACAGACATTGAAATGTAGAGCAACTGTCAACCTCATACGATCCCTGCTATTGAATAGAACGCTGAGGGTGGCACATGGTGGTATGGAAAGCTCTGTGAGGAGAATACAGAATGGACTACCTCAGGGCTCCGTGCTATCCCCGATGCTCTTTAATGTGTATACCGCCGATCTCCCTACCACAGGAGCACAGAAATTTGTATATGCAGATGATATTGGCTTGGTGGCACAAGATTCCTCATTTGAGTTATTGGAAACTACGCTCAACAGAGATCTGGAAAATTTGGCAGAATACTTCAAGGCATTGCACCTGAAACCCAACCCAACCAAGACAGTCAcaacagcttttcatctcagtaaTCGGGATGCAGGGAGAAGGCTAAATATTGTTTTCTGTGGAGAGAGACTGACACATCAGGAAGCTCCTCGATACCTAGGTTTGCGACTTGATAGGTCTCTAACATACCACCATCACTTGGAGGGTGTAAGAGACAAGTtaaataccagaaacaatattataagcaAACTGGCTGAAACAACCTGGGGTTGCAATGTGGGAACGCTGCGAACATCCAGTCTTGCCTTGGTGTACAGTGTGGCTGAATACTGCTCACCTGTGTGGGCACATAGTGCACATGTGGGAAAGATCGATGTGCAGCTAAATGAATCCATGAGAAAAATCAGTGGCACATTAAGACCAACAGAGACCAACTGGCTACCTGTGCTTTGTAATGTCCTTCCACCAGACCTCCGCAGATTGAATAAGACAAGACAACTTGTTAACAGGGTTGTCTCAAGGAATGAGTTGCCAATAGCTGAGGAGCTAAATAATGCACCAGCAAGACGGCTACAATCTAGGAGGTATCTGAGATTAGATGATCAGAATGGTCAggatattgaaacaatttggaAGGCAAGGTGGTCCTCCTCATCAGTAAAGAATAAACACCTAATTGAGGATCCAAATGTACAGGTGCCAGGGACTCTGCTTGGCCGCCAGCAGTGGTGCTGTTTGAACAGGTTCCGGACATCTACTGGAAGATGCGCCCAGTCTCTTGCCTTATGGGGTTTTACACCTGACCCATACTGTGAATGTGGCGAGATACAGACAATGGAGCACTTGGTTTCGAACTGCCCTCTGTTCCCATGTGAGGGAGGATTGCAGGAGGTGCATGCGGCAAGTGATATGGGGCTCAAATGGATCGAAGGAGTATTACAAAGAATTGACATTTGAGGCAGACCCATAGAGGCCATTCCAAAATATGCAGTAATACTGCATATAGCATACTGTCCTTCAATGTAATAtttgttttgtgttttttaaattatgACAAGTCACTTCTGACGCTTCCACATGCTGGCCCAAAAAGCAtaaacttatatatatatatataggagtCCATTAGCATACCATTCAACTATTCTAAGTGTATTCAGCATTACAATTCAGAAGAACAATTTTCATCCAACTTCTCAAAACGGCTTTGAAGAtagaaaatactttttcttGCTTGTCTAGCTTATGTTAAATGAGCTTCAGCACCTGATATATATGTCCCTCCATATTATCGAAATGTCAGTCATTCGAATTAGAGCCTTTGTTTCCTACAACAGTCTGTGCAAATGTTCTTCTACTCAGAGTAGGCACACGAATTTCTTACCTGCTTAGTATTTTCATCTCCAAGCTTTGTAGTTGGATTTTGACTGATTGAGCTCTTGGGAGTGTTTGTCTTCCTTTTTTGAGCCGCATTTCTGATTTTCTGCAGTTCAATAGCTACAGTACACCCTCTTAACTTGCAGGGTTAGCTTCTCCGCAATGGACACATTTTGGTAGGACATCATTGGATTTTTGGTAGTCCCTACTTAGATGCTTTGATCCACACTTCACGCATCTTGGTTCCATGTTACAGTAGCGTTGGGTGTGACCGTAAGCCTGGCAACGCTTTCATTGGGCTATCAGCTTTGTCTTCCTTGTATTTTGATAGTCGTGATATTCTGTCAGTCGTAATCAGACTTCCGTAGAGTGCAGATCGTAGCGAATAATTAGTGTAGAGTAGTATTAGTAGTGAAAGTGGAACAAGTGGTGTCAACACCAACAACCAGCAGTCTACTCAGCAGTTTTTCACAGTGAAAACTACTCAACGTTTTTTTCTGAGTGAAAAGTGTGTCACCAAATTTTTCGTTTGAACATTGCTCTCTTTGAAAATTAGGTTCTGTTTCTTCAAAAAACAATTATCAAACTATCAATGAATTATGGTGTTTTGGATCTATCAGCCTAGACAGACAACACAAATCGAGCAACACATTCAGACAACATGGGGTGATGCATCACCCCAACATTAAAATTCATCTAATTTTCACAGAATCTATTACCTTCATTGTTTTCTCATGTTAAATTGTTCGATTGTTcatatttctttcaatttatgcaatttttatcaataaacataaaaaataaaatcaagttCGAAAAGAGTCTCCGAATTCGACTTTTTTTCACATTACATCATGAAATAACCATTTCCCCCCTCTGATTGGGTTGATATGCATCAAATTAATAAGTAAACATCATACTAACTTAATGATGAGCCACATACTCCAATTTGGTAAGGTGTGAACTAAGAAAAATGCCATTGAATTGAGAGAataaaattttctattatttacaaattttgaaGATTATTCACTTTAAAAATTGGGtaaagaatgaaaataataagtaataagCTCAATAAAAACCTGgtaaaattaaaatacaaaattatagacTAAAAATACAGATTCACATAGTGAATAGGGTACATTTCACTTTAGTTTTTATTCAGACTTCAGACAATCATCACAAATGTCTTTGCGGTGGACACGGCAAACTGGTTTCATACATTTTGCACATGATATTTTGACCTTCATGTCTTTTTTACGTGGACACAAATGACACCTTGCTTGTTTAGGAAGCTTAGCTGGAGGTGGTTGGCCCACTGTTGAATCTTCAATTCCTAATAGCTTCTGTATGTTGCTTCTCAGGTCATTGGGAAGTTGAGACTCCAATCGTTCCTCCATTTGCTGTTTGGCAAGTTGAAATCCTAGCTCCTTGAGAAATTTTCTTCTATTTACACCCTCTGAGTGAACACTTTCTCCATATAAAATCATAGAATTGATCCCTGCTTGGTCTAGGATCCCATAAAACATTCGTAGTGGCCATCTTCGGGTTTTTCTGGAGACAGAGTAGCTGTGTACCATCTTGTCAAAAGTATCAACACCCCCCTTTGTGCTATTGTAGAACTCAATAACTTCAGGCTTCTTGGACGCCTCATCGACTTCT
It encodes:
- the LOC120352834 gene encoding uncharacterized protein LOC120352834 encodes the protein MHYQPEVDEASKKPEVIEFYNSTKGGVDTFDKMVHSYSVSRKTRRWPLRMFYGILDQAGINSMILYGESVHSEGVNRRKFLKELGFQLAKQQMEERLESQLPNDLRSNIQKLLGIEDSTVGQPPPAKLPKQARCHLCPRKKDMKVKISCAKCMKPVCRVHRKDICDDCLKSE